The sequence below is a genomic window from Pseudomonadota bacterium.
TTTGACAATCGAAGAGAAGTTACCCTTCAGGCAGCAAGGGAAAGTATTTTCTGCCACCTGCCCTGGATGGTGTTGACCCCTTCCAGTTCCGGCATGTAAATGGGTGTTTTCCAATTCAAAGACATGTGAGGCCTCAAGAAGTTGTAATGGGTGACAAATAGCGTGACAAGTGCTATCGCACCATTGAGGCTGTTAAACCCGTGCGAGGGTCTTACATGATGCTTAAAGGTCCTGTTCAGTCTTTCAATAAGCTGCTTGAAAACCCGGTAGGCTTCCGACTCGCTGTCTAAGTTCTGGAGTCCTATCACCTTCTTGTGGGTAAGCGACGCATCTTTTCCTCTCTGTTCGTTCAGGTAGTGTATCCCCGCAGGATATGACGGGTTGCCATCGGTGACAAGAATTATTGTCTGTCCCGGCTCTGCCGTGCGGATCGCCTC
It includes:
- a CDS encoding integrase core domain-containing protein, yielding EAIRTAEPGQTIILVTDGNPSYPAGIHYLNEQRGKDASLTHKKVIGLQNLDSESEAYRVFKQLIERLNRTFKHHVRPSHGFNSLNGAIALVTLFVTHYNFLRPHMSLNWKTPIYMPELEGVNTIQGRWQKILSLAA